One Desulfovibrio sp. genomic region harbors:
- a CDS encoding tetratricopeptide repeat protein: MKNDKVYDEDVRTFVNAQKGVFLVLSHDQLFGKNLRNTIVRHLALKEECIISVYTLEQLHSGIGQQLGQGNRVLIFIEREINGKNCHDLVQLIKIEHPEVMVVVLTSEVAREMLIYLHELGANNVITKPFSADTLIEKIAFTVKPRGQIGELIEAGKALNASGKHDEAVAMAHRILEIKPKSPAALILLGDSFKGLGDTQKALDAYNNAYKNAKLYLEPIRKIAELHKENGNIREETKYLEKLDRLSPLNVERKVTIGGNYMALGEPDKASEIFNDAMKLATKEAQAQMSRVSRAIADQCLLSNPELSEKYLRLSLEVKKGGLDKSDIDTFNRLGITLRKQGRWSDAVVEYRRALKISPEDAGLYYNTAMAFTEGKEAQKALKHLDKALELDPELWAGNETICLNIAMAYYNCADKERALEFAKRALEVNSSSEKARILIKKIGERGA; encoded by the coding sequence ATCAAAAACGACAAAGTGTACGACGAGGATGTTCGCACATTCGTTAACGCCCAGAAAGGGGTGTTCCTCGTTTTGTCCCACGACCAGTTGTTCGGCAAAAACCTGCGCAACACCATCGTGCGCCACCTGGCCCTCAAGGAGGAGTGCATCATAAGCGTCTACACCCTGGAGCAGCTCCACTCGGGCATAGGCCAGCAGTTGGGCCAGGGCAACCGCGTCCTCATTTTCATCGAGCGCGAGATCAACGGCAAGAATTGCCACGACCTGGTCCAGCTGATCAAAATCGAGCACCCCGAAGTCATGGTGGTCGTGCTCACCAGCGAAGTGGCCAGGGAAATGCTCATCTACCTGCACGAACTCGGGGCCAACAACGTCATCACCAAGCCCTTCTCGGCCGACACGCTCATCGAAAAGATAGCCTTCACCGTGAAGCCCCGGGGCCAGATAGGCGAACTCATAGAGGCGGGCAAGGCGCTCAACGCCTCTGGCAAACACGATGAAGCCGTGGCCATGGCCCACAGGATTCTGGAGATAAAACCCAAGAGTCCCGCAGCGCTCATCCTGCTGGGCGACAGCTTCAAGGGCCTTGGCGACACCCAGAAGGCCCTGGACGCCTACAACAACGCCTACAAGAACGCCAAACTCTACCTGGAACCCATCAGAAAGATTGCCGAACTCCACAAGGAAAACGGCAACATCCGGGAAGAGACCAAATACCTGGAGAAGCTCGACAGGCTCTCGCCCCTGAACGTGGAGCGCAAGGTCACCATCGGCGGAAACTACATGGCGCTTGGCGAGCCGGACAAGGCCTCCGAGATCTTCAACGACGCCATGAAACTGGCCACCAAGGAGGCACAGGCCCAGATGAGCCGGGTGAGCCGCGCCATAGCCGACCAGTGCCTGCTCTCCAACCCAGAGCTCTCGGAGAAGTATCTGCGCCTGTCGCTGGAAGTGAAAAAGGGCGGGCTGGACAAGTCCGACATCGACACCTTCAACCGCCTTGGGATCACCCTGCGCAAGCAGGGGCGCTGGTCCGACGCGGTGGTGGAGTATCGCCGCGCCTTGAAGATCTCCCCCGAGGACGCGGGGCTCTACTACAACACGGCCATGGCCTTCACTGAGGGCAAGGAGGCCCAGAAGGCGCTCAAGCACCTGGACAAGGCCCTGGAACTTGATCCGGAGCTCTGGGCGGGCAACGAGACCATCTGCTTAAACATCGCCATGGCCTACTACAACTGCGCGGACAAGGAGCGGGCCCTGGAGTTCGCGAAACGGGCCTTGGAGGTGAACTCCTCGTCTGAAAAGGCGCGGATTCTCATCAAGAAGATCGGGGAGCGCGGGGCCTGA
- a CDS encoding KUP/HAK/KT family potassium transporter: protein MPASDASHKSRSRFLSMSLGALGVVFGDIGTSPLYAIRECFNGPHAVSLTQANILGVISLVFWSLTTVVTAKYILFIMLADNKGEGGMFSLLELLPKKQWSNSRRLAVLTIFGMLGAALLYGEGVITPAISVLSAVEGLNVATKAAAPLVLPITCVILTGLFVCQKWGTAGIGKVFGPVMVAWFIAIGFFGAANISQAPEILSSFNPFHAVNFFIENRFHGFIVLGAVVMCITGCEALYADMGHFGRNPIRISWLALAFPCLVLNYLGQGAGLLHSPSIVDNPFYGIVPPALLYPMVGLATMATVIASQALISGAFSLTRQAVQLGFMPRVRIIHTSSEQEGQIYIPSVNWALMVACLVLTLLFKESSNLAAAYGISVTATMSITSLLFYHVAHYRWEWPRWQAASLSGFFLSIDLAFLNANILKFFDGGWITLLIAFLVLLTMLTWRDGRRALNESVSQFVVPLDTFWRDVAILDPKRVPGTGVFMSLYPQGTPVTMLHFFTHIPVLHKNVVILTLLVDETPYVDQEDRLQIIDLGRNCHRVFARYGFMETPDVPAVLEQAQAKGLALDTYDVTYFLGRETILTTGGSRLMGWRKILFTLMARISQPASRFFNIPSDRIVELGIQVSI, encoded by the coding sequence ATGCCCGCAAGCGACGCCAGCCACAAATCCCGCAGCCGTTTCCTTTCCATGTCCCTTGGCGCCCTGGGAGTGGTCTTCGGCGACATCGGCACAAGCCCTCTGTACGCCATCCGGGAATGCTTCAACGGTCCCCACGCCGTGAGCCTCACTCAGGCAAACATCCTGGGGGTTATCTCCCTGGTGTTCTGGTCGCTCACCACGGTTGTTACGGCCAAATACATCCTTTTCATCATGCTGGCCGACAACAAGGGGGAAGGCGGCATGTTCTCGCTGCTTGAGCTTTTGCCGAAAAAACAATGGTCGAATAGCCGCCGCCTGGCCGTACTGACCATCTTCGGCATGCTCGGGGCGGCGTTACTGTATGGCGAAGGGGTTATTACCCCCGCCATCTCCGTGCTTTCCGCCGTGGAGGGCCTGAACGTGGCCACCAAGGCCGCGGCCCCTCTGGTGCTGCCCATCACCTGCGTGATTCTCACGGGGCTTTTCGTGTGCCAGAAATGGGGAACGGCAGGCATCGGCAAGGTGTTCGGGCCTGTAATGGTGGCCTGGTTTATCGCCATCGGCTTCTTCGGAGCGGCGAACATTTCACAGGCTCCTGAAATTCTCTCCTCCTTCAACCCCTTCCATGCGGTCAATTTCTTCATCGAGAACCGGTTTCACGGGTTCATCGTGCTTGGCGCGGTGGTCATGTGCATCACCGGGTGCGAAGCCCTGTATGCCGACATGGGACACTTCGGACGAAATCCCATACGCATTTCCTGGTTGGCCCTGGCTTTTCCATGCCTTGTTCTCAATTATCTGGGCCAAGGGGCCGGCCTGCTGCATTCGCCAAGCATCGTGGACAACCCCTTTTACGGCATAGTGCCTCCGGCCCTGCTCTACCCCATGGTCGGCCTTGCGACGATGGCCACGGTCATCGCGTCGCAGGCGCTTATTTCCGGCGCCTTCTCGCTCACCCGGCAGGCGGTTCAGCTGGGCTTCATGCCCAGGGTGCGCATCATCCACACATCGAGCGAGCAGGAAGGCCAGATATACATCCCGAGCGTCAACTGGGCTCTCATGGTTGCTTGTCTGGTGCTGACCCTGCTTTTCAAGGAGTCGAGCAATTTGGCTGCGGCATACGGCATCTCCGTTACGGCCACCATGTCCATCACTTCGCTCCTGTTCTACCATGTCGCCCACTACCGCTGGGAATGGCCGCGCTGGCAGGCCGCGTCCCTGTCCGGTTTTTTCCTGTCCATCGACCTGGCCTTCCTGAATGCCAACATCCTGAAGTTCTTCGACGGCGGTTGGATCACGCTTCTCATCGCCTTCCTTGTGCTGCTCACCATGCTCACCTGGCGGGACGGCCGCCGGGCGCTCAACGAGAGCGTCTCCCAGTTCGTGGTTCCCCTGGATACCTTCTGGCGAGACGTGGCCATCCTCGACCCCAAGCGCGTGCCGGGCACGGGCGTGTTCATGAGCCTCTACCCGCAGGGCACCCCGGTGACCATGCTCCATTTCTTCACCCATATCCCCGTGCTGCACAAGAATGTGGTCATCTTGACCCTTCTGGTGGACGAGACGCCCTACGTGGATCAGGAGGATCGTCTCCAGATCATTGATTTGGGGCGCAATTGCCACCGGGTCTTCGCCCGCTACGGATTCATGGAAACCCCGGATGTGCCCGCTGTTCTGGAACAGGCCCAGGCCAAGGGCCTCGCGCTTGACACCTATGACGTCACCTACTTCCTTGGCCGGGAGACGATCCTCACCACTGGCGGCTCGCGGCTCATGGGGTGGCGCAAGATACTGTTCACCCTCATGGCCCGCATCTCCCAGCCAGCCTCGCGGTTCTTCAACATCCCCTCGGACAGGATCGTGGAACTGGGCATCCAGGTGAGCATCTAG
- a CDS encoding TDT family transporter, with protein sequence MSRDKLKKLLNDLRPLTCLEHPREMIRQFTPNWFAATMGTGILALTLPQLPGASPALYAAGELLWMANIGMFLLFAGLYTARWIMFGQEAKRIFGHSVVSMFIGTIPMGLATIINGLLYFGLPRFGAGVVGLAQALWWIDVAMSLICGVLIPYLMFTRQEHVLDQMTAVWLLPVVAAEVAAVTGGMLAPLLAEAQAQFVTLIASYVLWAFSVPVAFAILTILLLRMSLHRLPHESMAASSWLALGPIGTGALGLLILGSDAPAIFTAWNMEQVGRGAASISVIAGTMLWGFGLWWLLLATLITIRYFRAGIPFNLGWWGYTFPLGVYTVATLKLGATLSIAFFSVFGSVLAVFLSVMWLFVAMRTLHGAWKGRLLVSPCIAKAN encoded by the coding sequence ATGTCCCGCGACAAGTTAAAGAAACTTTTGAACGATTTACGGCCCCTCACCTGCCTGGAGCATCCCCGGGAAATGATCCGACAGTTCACCCCCAACTGGTTCGCGGCCACCATGGGCACCGGCATCCTGGCGTTGACACTGCCCCAGCTCCCGGGCGCCTCCCCTGCCCTCTACGCGGCCGGAGAACTCCTCTGGATGGCGAACATCGGCATGTTTCTGCTGTTCGCGGGGCTCTACACCGCACGCTGGATCATGTTCGGGCAGGAAGCCAAGCGGATATTCGGCCACAGCGTGGTGTCCATGTTCATCGGCACCATCCCCATGGGGCTTGCGACCATTATAAACGGGCTACTCTACTTCGGCCTGCCCCGCTTTGGGGCCGGGGTGGTGGGCCTGGCCCAGGCCTTGTGGTGGATAGACGTGGCCATGTCGCTCATCTGCGGCGTGCTGATACCCTACCTCATGTTCACTCGCCAGGAACACGTGCTGGACCAGATGACCGCCGTATGGCTCCTGCCCGTGGTGGCCGCCGAGGTGGCGGCCGTCACCGGCGGCATGCTCGCGCCCCTTTTGGCCGAGGCGCAGGCCCAGTTCGTGACGCTCATCGCCAGCTACGTTCTCTGGGCGTTTTCCGTGCCCGTGGCCTTCGCGATCCTCACCATCCTGCTACTTCGCATGTCCCTGCACCGGCTGCCCCACGAGAGCATGGCCGCATCCAGCTGGCTGGCGCTCGGCCCAATCGGCACCGGAGCCCTGGGGCTCCTTATACTTGGCAGCGACGCCCCGGCCATCTTTACGGCCTGGAACATGGAACAGGTGGGCAGGGGCGCGGCCTCCATAAGCGTCATCGCAGGCACCATGCTCTGGGGCTTCGGGCTGTGGTGGCTTCTTTTGGCCACGCTCATCACCATCCGCTACTTCAGGGCCGGTATTCCCTTCAACCTGGGCTGGTGGGGCTACACCTTCCCGCTGGGCGTCTACACCGTGGCCACGCTCAAGTTGGGCGCCACACTCTCCATAGCGTTCTTTTCGGTGTTCGGCTCCGTGCTGGCGGTGTTTCTAAGTGTCATGTGGCTTTTCGTGGCCATGCGGACCCTGCACGGGGCCTGGAAAGGCAGGCTCTTGGTCTCTCCGTGCATCGCCAAGGCGAATTGA
- a CDS encoding metallophosphoesterase, with protein sequence MTTLPIKRRTFLRYALSGAGLLAARAMHGPADLAWALANQPGIDCPDGDPGSYTATSAERAGMFLLFSDVHFDPFSDPAKVKALAAAPASAWREILAVSGPVVSPYGQDSNDALFQSFLDDMAARAPRPDFLLFPGDLLCHQFWTEYPRLTGDSTPQGLLAFIGKTAEYFLTEVTRRFPDIPLYLALGNNDSFEGDFRIAPNSPYLVATAPIIAQRALKSEADRTRFLDSYPGYGCYSLPLPGPGNGKLIVFNNIFWAKRYPDQTAGKPVLEFLEREITAAGRQGEKVWLMAHVPLGDNSKSSAAKFLKKGTVTYDGLLTDAWNNALGRLLVTHAATVKACFAGHVHRDEFRLVYPNGQPMPTVSMRLAPSISPVTGNNPGYQVYSYDRQSLELLDVTVHSINIGAAKPAWSREYTYSKAYGRGLRSAKDWQEMYQGLLTCEPRRKAFSQAFDLRSPHINEVTPRTFQIFWDGLAVTVGEAGGAL encoded by the coding sequence ATGACCACGCTTCCCATCAAGCGCAGGACATTTCTGCGCTACGCCCTGTCCGGGGCTGGCCTTCTGGCAGCAAGGGCCATGCATGGCCCTGCGGACCTGGCCTGGGCCCTGGCCAATCAGCCCGGCATCGACTGCCCGGACGGCGACCCAGGATCATACACGGCCACATCAGCCGAGCGGGCAGGGATGTTTCTGCTTTTCTCCGACGTCCATTTCGACCCGTTTTCTGATCCCGCAAAGGTGAAGGCCCTGGCCGCAGCCCCGGCGAGCGCCTGGCGGGAGATTCTGGCCGTCTCCGGGCCAGTGGTTAGCCCCTACGGGCAGGACTCCAACGACGCGCTCTTTCAGTCTTTCCTGGACGACATGGCCGCGCGCGCCCCAAGGCCGGACTTCCTGCTGTTCCCGGGCGATCTTCTCTGCCACCAATTCTGGACCGAGTATCCGCGCCTGACCGGGGATTCTACGCCCCAGGGCCTTCTGGCCTTCATAGGAAAGACCGCCGAGTACTTCCTGACCGAGGTGACCCGCCGCTTTCCGGACATCCCCCTGTATCTCGCCCTGGGCAACAACGACAGTTTCGAGGGCGACTTCCGCATTGCCCCGAACAGTCCCTACCTAGTGGCCACGGCCCCCATAATCGCCCAGCGCGCCCTGAAAAGCGAAGCCGACCGGACCCGCTTTCTTGACTCCTACCCGGGATACGGCTGCTACAGCCTGCCCCTGCCAGGGCCGGGCAACGGCAAGCTCATCGTTTTCAACAACATCTTCTGGGCCAAGAGATACCCGGATCAGACGGCAGGCAAGCCGGTGCTGGAGTTTCTGGAGCGCGAGATAACGGCGGCTGGCCGCCAGGGCGAGAAGGTCTGGCTCATGGCCCATGTACCCCTGGGGGACAATTCCAAGTCAAGCGCCGCAAAGTTTTTGAAAAAGGGCACCGTCACCTACGACGGGCTCTTAACGGATGCCTGGAACAATGCGCTCGGCCGCCTGCTGGTTACCCACGCGGCCACGGTGAAGGCGTGCTTTGCCGGGCACGTCCACCGCGACGAATTCCGTCTGGTGTATCCGAACGGCCAGCCCATGCCGACGGTCTCCATGCGCCTTGCGCCGTCCATCTCGCCGGTTACGGGCAACAACCCCGGCTACCAGGTATACTCGTACGACAGGCAGAGCCTGGAGCTTTTGGACGTGACCGTCCACTCCATCAACATCGGGGCGGCAAAGCCCGCCTGGAGCAGGGAATACACGTACTCTAAAGCCTACGGCAGAGGGCTTCGTTCGGCCAAGGACTGGCAGGAGATGTACCAGGGGCTCCTGACCTGCGAGCCCAGGCGAAAGGCGTTCTCGCAGGCGTTCGACCTGCGCAGCCCGCACATAAACGAAGTGACCCCGCGCACCTTCCAGATATTCTGGGACGGCCTGGCCGTTACGGTAGGCGAGGCAGGGGGAGCGCTTTAG
- a CDS encoding chemotaxis protein CheV produces MSKTDILLESGTNEFEVVEFFIDEHDPETDRTSRTYYGMNVAKVLEIIRLPELTDMPDASNPSVMGAFDLRTEIVPLIDLSHWVGKKLQQTEHLKVIVTEFNQVITSFLVSGVTRIYRLSWDQVKAPNVQLSSLTSNSITGIVRLEGKIVFLLDLEKIVAKLNELATPNANVSSEVKKELESKNYKAIIADDSTMVRNMVFNMLSENNFEVAQFENGKEAWVYLENLKNESPSSIPDIAILDIEMPLMDGHHLTKRIKDDPVLKKIPILLCSSIITESLYHKGVEVGADAQISKAKINELVEKAFQLIKKKSA; encoded by the coding sequence ATGTCGAAAACAGACATTCTGCTGGAATCCGGAACCAACGAATTCGAGGTCGTTGAATTCTTTATTGACGAGCATGACCCCGAAACCGACCGCACCTCCCGGACCTACTACGGCATGAACGTGGCCAAGGTGCTGGAGATTATCCGGCTCCCGGAGCTGACCGACATGCCTGACGCGTCCAATCCGTCGGTCATGGGCGCGTTCGATTTGCGCACCGAGATCGTCCCGCTTATCGATTTGAGCCACTGGGTGGGGAAAAAGCTCCAGCAGACAGAGCATCTGAAAGTAATAGTCACCGAGTTCAACCAGGTGATCACCTCGTTTCTCGTGTCCGGCGTCACCCGCATCTACCGGCTCAGTTGGGACCAGGTCAAAGCGCCCAACGTCCAGCTGTCGTCTTTGACCTCCAATTCCATCACCGGCATCGTCCGGCTGGAAGGCAAGATCGTCTTCCTACTCGATCTGGAAAAGATCGTGGCCAAGCTCAACGAACTTGCCACTCCCAACGCCAACGTTTCGAGCGAGGTGAAGAAGGAACTGGAGAGCAAGAACTACAAGGCGATCATTGCCGACGACTCCACCATGGTGCGCAACATGGTCTTCAACATGCTTTCGGAAAACAACTTCGAGGTGGCCCAGTTCGAAAACGGCAAGGAAGCCTGGGTGTACCTGGAAAATCTGAAGAACGAATCACCCTCGAGCATTCCCGACATCGCGATCCTGGATATCGAGATGCCTCTCATGGACGGCCACCACCTGACCAAGAGAATCAAAGATGATCCGGTGCTGAAAAAAATCCCCATTCTTCTGTGTTCCTCCATCATCACCGAGAGCCTGTACCACAAGGGCGTCGAGGTGGGAGCGGACGCTCAGATTTCCAAGGCCAAGATAAACGAGCTCGTTGAAAAGGCCTTCCAGCTCATAAAGAAGAAAAGCGCCTAG
- a CDS encoding metallophosphoesterase — METAGAAKSFLFVSDVHFDPFADPAIVKSLAATDVSGWKNIFLSSSQTAPSPYGTDANFSLLESALDSMATTAKGVDLIIFPGDVLAHKFEEKYAAITGDTSASGVASFVQKTVSFFVNEVDSRFPKATVLMAIGNNDSLNGDYKSAPGDAYLKVTADSMAKAFFNTDAERAAFLNGYSKAGYYAIEPDGKNGIKYIVLNDIFWSDRSDQTAAGIAELSWLTSELEQSSQANQKVWIINHIPLGADAKGMAASIIKDGLTYKGLMTAGFNDAFAAIETAYAQTIKADLAGHTHRDEFRILSPEPASPYSTLTSISLSISPVDSNNPGYEIYTYDPKSGSLLDKATYTRDLSRPGTSFVKEYDFSLTYGQGLSTAQEWWTAAGDILTQPASRAAYSTYYSAGAMTDAAVPITPTNFPVYWLAATNVTPESYAISAAPAATVWNALAELLSKPASGSANPAATGGTALTLLAPTGITTSGSASTATAAALLANT, encoded by the coding sequence ATGGAGACCGCAGGGGCAGCAAAAAGCTTCTTGTTTGTTTCAGACGTCCATTTCGATCCCTTTGCCGACCCCGCCATTGTAAAGTCCCTGGCAGCCACGGATGTTTCGGGCTGGAAGAACATCTTCCTCTCTTCAAGCCAGACCGCGCCATCGCCGTACGGTACCGACGCCAACTTTTCCCTGCTGGAATCGGCCCTGGACAGCATGGCGACAACGGCCAAGGGCGTCGACCTCATCATCTTCCCTGGCGACGTGCTGGCCCACAAGTTCGAGGAGAAATACGCCGCCATCACCGGCGACACCAGCGCCAGCGGAGTGGCCTCCTTTGTCCAGAAAACGGTGTCTTTCTTTGTAAACGAGGTGGACAGCCGGTTCCCCAAGGCCACGGTGCTCATGGCCATCGGCAACAACGACAGCCTAAACGGCGACTACAAGAGCGCCCCCGGCGACGCCTATCTTAAGGTTACGGCCGACTCCATGGCCAAGGCCTTCTTTAATACCGACGCGGAGCGAGCCGCCTTCCTGAACGGCTACTCCAAGGCCGGGTACTACGCCATCGAGCCGGACGGGAAAAACGGCATCAAATACATCGTGCTAAACGACATCTTCTGGTCCGACAGATCCGATCAGACCGCGGCGGGTATCGCGGAGCTCTCCTGGCTCACCTCAGAGCTGGAGCAGTCATCCCAGGCCAACCAGAAGGTCTGGATCATAAACCACATCCCGTTAGGCGCCGACGCCAAGGGCATGGCCGCCAGCATCATCAAGGACGGCCTTACTTACAAGGGGCTCATGACGGCAGGGTTCAACGACGCCTTTGCCGCAATCGAAACCGCCTACGCCCAGACCATCAAGGCCGACCTGGCCGGGCACACCCACCGCGACGAGTTCCGCATCCTCTCGCCCGAACCGGCGTCGCCGTATTCCACCCTGACCAGCATCTCCCTGTCCATTTCGCCCGTAGACTCCAACAACCCCGGCTACGAGATATACACCTACGACCCCAAGTCCGGCTCGCTCCTGGACAAGGCCACCTACACCCGGGACCTGAGCAGGCCCGGCACCTCCTTCGTCAAGGAGTACGACTTCTCCCTGACCTACGGGCAGGGGCTGTCCACGGCGCAGGAGTGGTGGACAGCAGCGGGCGACATTCTCACCCAGCCAGCGAGCCGGGCCGCGTATTCGACGTATTACTCGGCCGGGGCCATGACCGACGCTGCGGTCCCGATCACGCCCACCAACTTCCCGGTCTACTGGCTGGCCGCCACCAACGTAACGCCCGAAAGCTACGCCATAAGCGCCGCTCCCGCGGCAACGGTGTGGAACGCCTTGGCCGAGCTTCTGTCAAAGCCCGCAAGCGGCAGCGCCAACCCGGCAGCCACCGGCGGCACAGCCCTCACCCTGCTGGCCCCCACAGGCATCACAACATCCGGCTCCGCCAGCACTGCCACGGCCGCAGCGCTTCTCGCCAACACCTGA